The proteins below are encoded in one region of Clostridium estertheticum:
- a CDS encoding RNA-binding S4 domain-containing protein, translating into MRLDKYLKVSRIIKRRTIAKEACESGRVSINDKVAKAGTVVSEGDTIEIKFANQTLRAKIINISEHVTKESAKEMYEMISGKEDKE; encoded by the coding sequence ATGAGATTAGATAAATATTTGAAAGTTTCAAGAATTATAAAGAGAAGAACCATTGCAAAAGAAGCTTGCGAGAGCGGTAGAGTATCTATAAATGATAAAGTTGCTAAAGCGGGTACAGTTGTATCTGAAGGTGACACTATAGAAATAAAATTTGCAAATCAAACTTTAAGAGCTAAAATTATAAATATTTCAGAACATGTTACAAAAGAAAGTGCAAAAGAAATGTATGAAATGATTTCAGGTAAAGAAGACAAAGAATAA
- the yabP gene encoding sporulation protein YabP, giving the protein MEAKKETKIEDKKSNLTLENRRKLTINGVIEVINFNENQILLNTDVGIMMVKGQELKMNKLDVQNGDVIITGKVDSFVYTSDKGKVKKDSIIARLFR; this is encoded by the coding sequence ATGGAAGCAAAAAAAGAAACAAAAATAGAAGATAAGAAAAGTAATCTAACGCTTGAAAATAGAAGAAAGTTAACTATTAATGGTGTTATAGAGGTTATAAACTTTAATGAAAATCAGATATTATTAAACACAGACGTTGGAATAATGATGGTAAAAGGACAAGAATTAAAGATGAATAAGTTAGACGTGCAAAATGGAGACGTTATAATAACTGGAAAAGTGGATTCTTTTGTATACACGAGCGATAAAGGCAAAGTTAAAAAAGATAGCATAATAGCAAGATTGTTTAGGTAG
- a CDS encoding S1 domain-containing RNA-binding protein — protein MTLMAGSIVEGKVVNITNFGAFVEVEGKTGLVHISEVSDTFVKNVNDHLKENDIVKVKVISVDDNGKISLSIKQAGVPKKSIKPMEIDWDKEKNKSNVSGFEDIMTKFLKDSEERFQDVKKHQEGKGRGYSKKTSSY, from the coding sequence ATGACCTTAATGGCTGGAAGTATTGTAGAAGGTAAAGTAGTAAATATCACTAATTTTGGTGCGTTCGTAGAAGTGGAGGGTAAGACAGGACTAGTGCATATATCTGAGGTCTCAGATACATTTGTTAAAAATGTTAATGATCATCTTAAAGAAAATGATATAGTAAAAGTTAAAGTAATTTCTGTTGATGATAATGGTAAAATAAGTTTATCAATAAAACAGGCGGGAGTTCCTAAAAAGTCTATTAAACCAATGGAGATAGATTGGGATAAAGAAAAAAACAAATCGAATGTAAGTGGGTTTGAAGATATAATGACTAAATTTTTAAAAGATAGTGAAGAAAGATTTCAAGATGTTAAAAAACATCAAGAAGGAAAAGGCAGAGGATATAGTAAAAAAACTTCAAGTTATTAG
- a CDS encoding FtsB family cell division protein, with product MKKKFNIRGLVLIFVFVYVSYLFIQQQATMGRQKKELQKYNVELQKKKEEKKTLQDEVELSKTDKYIEKLAREILGLVKEGETPVMDNKN from the coding sequence ATGAAAAAAAAGTTTAATATTAGAGGCCTTGTATTAATTTTTGTGTTTGTGTATGTAAGTTATCTTTTTATTCAGCAACAAGCAACCATGGGCAGACAAAAAAAAGAATTACAAAAGTACAATGTGGAATTACAAAAGAAAAAAGAAGAAAAGAAAACATTGCAGGATGAAGTAGAGTTATCTAAAACTGACAAATATATAGAAAAATTGGCAAGAGAAATTTTAGGTCTTGTTAAAGAAGGTGAAACTCCTGTAATGGACAATAAAAACTAA
- a CDS encoding HU family DNA-binding protein produces the protein MNKSELITSIAEKSNLTKKDAEAALKGIIESIEETLEKGEKVQLVGFGTFETRARAARMGRNPRTKEEIQIAASTVPVFKAGKEFKDIVNK, from the coding sequence GTGAATAAGTCAGAATTAATAACAAGCATTGCAGAAAAATCTAATCTAACAAAAAAAGATGCGGAAGCAGCTCTAAAAGGAATTATAGAAAGCATTGAGGAAACATTAGAAAAAGGTGAAAAAGTTCAATTGGTTGGATTCGGAACTTTTGAAACAAGAGCTAGAGCAGCTAGAATGGGCAGAAACCCAAGAACAAAAGAAGAAATTCAAATTGCAGCTTCAACAGTTCCAGTATTTAAAGCTGGTAAAGAATTTAAAGATATAGTAAATAAATAA
- the yabQ gene encoding spore cortex biosynthesis protein YabQ, producing MIISIIDQVRLIIFSLLSGIITGVSFDIYRLIRGFENPNKILTIIQDLLFWTLTSIVVFVFLMYTNEGYINFYVYLCLIIGVYLYLKLISRIFIKLQYRSLKFNGKLFRVAMNVVLYPINLLFYKLKIKKKDKL from the coding sequence ATGATAATTTCAATTATAGACCAAGTTAGACTTATAATCTTTAGTTTGCTATCAGGAATAATAACAGGAGTATCTTTTGATATATATAGATTGATAAGAGGATTTGAAAATCCTAATAAAATATTAACGATAATACAGGATTTACTATTTTGGACATTAACTTCTATAGTTGTTTTTGTATTTTTGATGTATACTAATGAGGGGTACATAAACTTTTATGTGTATTTATGTTTAATAATAGGGGTATACTTATATTTAAAACTTATAAGTAGAATTTTTATTAAATTGCAATATAGATCACTAAAATTTAATGGAAAATTATTTAGAGTTGCAATGAATGTAGTATTATACCCTATTAATTTATTGTTTTATAAGCTTAAAATAAAAAAAAAAGATAAATTATAA
- the mazG gene encoding nucleoside triphosphate pyrophosphohydrolase: MIKVVGLGPGAIDSLTIGTLEILKNSKNIYLRTEKHPTVDYLKTLCIEFETYDNRYEENNNFDDVYRSIAEDLVDKQKLYGDIIYGVPGHPLVAETSVKLLIELCAKNKIDIEIFPAVSFIDAVIQSLKLDPIEGLKIIDAFDIENQVLDKRVGLLITQVYSLSIASDVKLALLEYYEADMEIYFVRAAGIKDLESTRKIYLYELDRQKDIDYLTSIYIPKKIDATKDFYDLIKVVDTLRDENGCAWDREQTHESLKKCLIEECYEVLEAIDEKDEDNLIEELGDVLLQVIFHAKIGKEEGYFNINDVIRGITNKMVNRHPHIFKSLESKNTKQVLESWEIIKSKEKQFNSYTEALKHVPKNLPGLMKAVKVQQKASKVGFDFECLEDAMEKVLEELGEVRDVYKGENRAKILEEVGDLVFSTVNIARLLDIDPEFAVNYTIDKFINRFGYIEENARNKGLDLNQMSLADMDKLWNKSKSL; this comes from the coding sequence ATGATTAAAGTTGTGGGACTTGGTCCAGGGGCGATAGATTCACTAACTATAGGGACGCTTGAAATTCTTAAAAACAGTAAAAATATTTATTTAAGAACAGAAAAACATCCTACTGTAGACTACCTAAAAACATTGTGTATTGAATTTGAGACTTATGATAATAGATATGAAGAAAATAATAATTTCGATGACGTATATAGGTCTATTGCAGAAGATCTTGTTGACAAGCAGAAGCTGTATGGAGACATTATTTACGGAGTTCCGGGTCATCCCCTTGTTGCAGAAACTTCTGTTAAACTTTTAATAGAGTTATGTGCAAAGAATAAAATTGATATAGAAATTTTCCCAGCGGTTAGTTTTATAGATGCAGTAATTCAAAGTTTGAAATTAGATCCTATTGAAGGATTAAAAATTATAGATGCCTTTGATATAGAAAACCAAGTTCTAGATAAAAGAGTGGGATTATTAATAACTCAAGTATATAGTCTTTCTATAGCATCTGATGTAAAACTTGCCTTACTTGAGTATTATGAAGCAGATATGGAAATTTATTTTGTTCGCGCAGCGGGTATAAAAGATCTTGAAAGTACTAGGAAAATCTATTTATATGAATTAGATAGGCAAAAGGATATTGATTATTTAACCTCGATATATATACCAAAAAAAATAGATGCCACAAAAGATTTTTACGATTTAATTAAAGTTGTGGATACGCTTCGAGATGAAAATGGATGTGCGTGGGATAGAGAGCAGACCCACGAATCTTTGAAAAAATGCCTTATCGAAGAATGTTATGAAGTTTTAGAAGCTATTGATGAAAAAGATGAGGATAATCTTATAGAGGAATTGGGGGATGTGTTATTACAGGTAATATTCCATGCCAAAATAGGAAAAGAAGAAGGATATTTTAATATAAATGATGTTATTCGCGGTATCACAAATAAGATGGTAAATAGACATCCTCATATATTTAAAAGTTTAGAAAGTAAGAATACGAAGCAGGTTTTGGAAAGTTGGGAAATTATTAAGAGTAAGGAAAAACAGTTTAATAGTTATACAGAGGCTTTAAAGCATGTTCCAAAAAATCTTCCAGGTTTAATGAAGGCGGTCAAAGTTCAACAAAAAGCATCAAAAGTGGGCTTTGATTTTGAATGTCTTGAAGATGCTATGGAAAAGGTGCTCGAGGAATTGGGAGAAGTAAGGGATGTATATAAAGGTGAAAACAGGGCAAAAATACTAGAAGAAGTGGGAGATTTGGTGTTTTCTACAGTAAATATCGCTAGACTACTTGACATAGACCCTGAATTTGCAGTAAATTATACTATAGATAAGTTTATTAATCGCTTTGGGTACATAGAAGAAAATGCAAGGAATAAAGGTTTGGATTTAAATCAGATGTCACTTGCAGATATGGACAAATTATGGAACAAATCTAAAAGCTTGTAA